One Scomber scombrus chromosome 4, fScoSco1.1, whole genome shotgun sequence genomic region harbors:
- the mpeg1.1 gene encoding macrophage expressed 1, tandem duplicate 1, translated as MMKGAVTLLAFFLLHVGLSVPVSRPTNWLRQCRASTNLSITALEVLPGGGWDNLRNMDMGRVMNLSYLQCQTTEDGLYLIPDEVFVIPYKETGVETSSEIINSWLEQKSTSSRSINADVSFLSLLNGKYSTENQRMKTHQVKDSSTTARVQVRNFIYTVKAYPDFNLDFRFAQQVKEIADAIENNQTRNAAYLSEKMVLDYGTHVINSVDAGATLMQEDYLRSSYVSDSVSDSSTVKAQAGLNFFDKLKFDISSQTTQQSSLQQKYQSNIEYSIIQSHGGGTPFYPGITLQKWQESTRNNLVAIDRAGFPLHYFINTNTFPDLPQPTVGKVAVTVIQAIEQYYKVNTRPGCVDINSKNFNFQANIDDSSCEGPATNLSFGGVYQQCIPINRDAGPLCEALAEKNPDTGDFSCRPPYTPTLLRSEVRQQGYTLYQCHRESYHCGFLGWSTCHESVCQDNYYVRSAQINTYWCSVNGKAPDNSGYLFGGIYSPSILNPLTNTKNCPPNFIPVKFLSDGQMICVSNNYETGTRFSVPFGGLFSCQSNNPLAGNQRRCPPKFSQHLATVSDGCEILYCVQSGLFTGGDLLPIHLPPFTKPPLVSMQATNTVMVMTEGEKSWVRIGQTKMWKLATPEEIKETVRKLKLDSSQMSSAEKTGVAFAVMGMVVLVVVGAVLLLKRRRRLSGFRTARGYEEIGGEVECTEGEREADRETEQVEA; from the exons ATGATGAAGGGAGCAGTGACCCTCCTggctttctttctcctccatgtCGGCTTGTCAGTCCCTGTCAGCCGCCCCACAAACTGGCTCAGACAGTGTCGTGCCTCCACCAACCTCTCCATCACAGCACTGGAGGTGCTGCCTGGAGGAGGCTGGGACAATCTTCGGAACATGGATATGGGTCGAGTCATGAACCTCAGCTACCTCCAATGCCAGACCACTGAGGACGGGCTCTACCTCATCCCAGATGAGGTGTTTGTCATCCCCTACAAGGAAACAGGAGTGGAGACCAGCTCAGAGATTATCAACTCCTGGCTGGAACAGAAAAGCACATCATCTCGAAGCATAAATGCAGACGTATCATTTCTCTCGCTGCTGAATGGCAAATATTCTACTGAGAACCAGAGGATGAAAACCCACCAGGTCAAAGACTCTTCAACCACAGCTAGAGTTCAG GTTCGTAACTTCATCTACACAGTTAAGGCTTATCCAGACTTCAATCTGGACTTCCGCTTTGCTCAGCAAGTCAAAGAGATAGCTGATGCCATTGAGAATAACCAAACAAGGAATGCAGCCTACCTCTCAGAGAAGATGGTGCTGGACTATGGAACCCATGTTATCAATAGCGTCGATGCCGGGGCTACTTTGATGCAAGAAGACTACCTCCGTTCTTCTTATGTGTCAGACAGTGTGTCCGACAGTTCCACTGTCAAAGCACAGGCTGGCTTAAACTTTTTTGACAAACTCAAGTTTGACATAAGCAGTCAAACTACCCAACAGAGCTCATTACAACAAAAGTATCAGTCCAATATTGAGTATTCCATTATTCAAAGCCATGGAGGTGGTACACCTTTCTATCCTGGCATCACTCTGCAGAAGTGGCAGGAAAGTACCAGAAACAATCTGGTTGCTATTGATCGGGCAGGATTTCCCCTACACTACTTTATAAACACCAACACCTTCCCTGACCTGCCACAGCCTACAGTTGGCAAAGTAGCTGTTACAGTGATTCAGGCCATAGAGCAGTACTACAAGGTCAACACCCGCCCTGGCTGTGTTGACATAAACTCCAAGAACTTTAACTTCCAGGCCAACATTGATGATTCATCCTGTGAGGGCCCTGCCACAAACCTTAGTTTTGGGGGTGTCTACCAGCAGTGTATTCCTATCAACCGAGATGCAGGCCCACTTTGTGAGGCCCTGGCCGAGAAAAACCCAGATACCGGTGACTTCTCCTGTCGTCCACCATACACCCCCACTTTACTGAGATCAGAAGTGAGACAGCAGGGTTACACCTTGTACCAATGCCACAGAGAAAGCTATCACTGTGGGTTTTTGGGATGGTCCACTTGTCATGAATCAGTGTGTCAGGACAACTACTATGTTCGCTCTGCTCAGATCAACACCTACTGGTGCTCTGTAAATGGAAAGGCTCCAGACAACTCAGGGTATCTATTTGGAGGCATATACAGCCCCTCTATTCTGAACCCCCTCACCAACACAAAAAATTGCCCCCCAAACTTCATTCCAGTGAAGTTTCTCTCAGATGGCCAAATGATCTGTGTGAGCAATAACTATGAAACTGGCACTAGATTCTCAGTGCCATTCGGAGGCCTCTTCAGCTGTCAGTCTAACAACCCACTGGCAGGGAATCAACGTCGCTGCCCTCCCAAGTTCAGTCAGCACCTTGCTACAGTGAGTGATGGCTGTGAAATTCTTTACTGTGTCCAGTCAGGACTGTTCACAGGTGGAGATCTGTTACCGatccatcttcctcctttcactAAACCTCCACTTGTTAGCATGCAAGCCACTAACACTGTTATGGTGATGACTGAGGGAGAAAAGAGCTGGGTCAGAATAGGGCAGACCAAGATGTGGAAACTGGCCACACCAGAGGAAATCAAGGAGACTGTACGAAAGCTTAAGCTAGATTCGAGTCAGATGTCTAGTGCAGAAAAGACAGGGGTAGCTTTTGCAGTGATGGGtatggtggtgctggtggttgTAGGAGCAGTACTGCTGctaaagagaaggaggaggctgTCTGGGTTTAGGACAGCTAGAGGGTATGAAGAAATAGGCGGAGAGGTTGAGTGTACTgaaggggagagggaggcaGACAGGGAGACAGAGCAGGTTGAGGCTTGA